CGATGGTCTCCAGGCGCGGATCGGGCACGCCGACCCGCCCGGTGTTGGGTTCGATCGTGCAAAAGGGAAAGTTGGCGGCCTCGGCCGACGCGGTCGCCGTCAGGGCGTTGAACAAGGTGGATTTTCCAACGTTGGGCAGGCCGACGATGCCGCATTTAAACCCCATGGCGTGATGATCCTTTTTCATTATTTCCCGCCGAGGCCTCGCCATCGTCGCGGGTGGGTTGTGTCTTCGCCTTGGGCGGCGCGGTGTCCCGGGCGACGAAGGTCATGAAGCGGTTGCCGTCGCCCTCAAGAAGCATCTCGAACCGTTCGGCGATCGCTTCGAGCAAAGGATCGCGCCACGCTTTATCGGCCTTGGAAAAATCACCCAGAACATGGGACGTCACCAGCGCCTTGTCTCCGGGATGGCCGATGCCGATGCGTAGGCGGTGATACTCCGGCCCGATCGCCGCGGCGATCGAACGCAGTCCGTTATGTCCGGCAAGTCCGCCGCCCAGTTTGACTCTAATTTTTCCGGCGGCCAGATCCAACTCATCGTAGATGACGAGAACGTCCTGGGGTGGAATTTTGAAAAATCGCGCAGCCGCGCCGACGGCGCGGCCCGACTCGTTCATATAGGTGCGCGGCTTGAGCACGAGCACCTTACATCCACCGACGTCGCCTTCGGCGAGGTCGCCTTGAAATTTCGAACGAAACGGGGCGAATCGATGGCGGTGGACGATCGCGTCCACCGCCATAAAGCCGACGTTGTGGCGGTTGTTTTCGTACTTAGCGCCAGGATTGCCCAGGCCAACCACCAAACGTATCATGCACGTGCTTCGAGAAGCGCCGGAAAATTAATCCGCCTCTTCCTCGCCTTCCTCACCTTCGGTGACCTCTTCTTC
This genomic window from Varunaivibrio sulfuroxidans contains:
- the pth gene encoding aminoacyl-tRNA hydrolase, whose product is MIRLVVGLGNPGAKYENNRHNVGFMAVDAIVHRHRFAPFRSKFQGDLAEGDVGGCKVLVLKPRTYMNESGRAVGAAARFFKIPPQDVLVIYDELDLAAGKIRVKLGGGLAGHNGLRSIAAAIGPEYHRLRIGIGHPGDKALVTSHVLGDFSKADKAWRDPLLEAIAERFEMLLEGDGNRFMTFVARDTAPPKAKTQPTRDDGEASAGNNEKGSSRHGV